In one Leptospira levettii genomic region, the following are encoded:
- a CDS encoding NAD-dependent epimerase/dehydratase family protein, which yields MANKVLVTGGCGFLGSHVCELFRKEGWDVVSFDNMTKYELKRTGYGSDATRDYNWNYLKSLGVTMVKGDIRNLEHLMDRSADCDYIIHTAAQPAMTISWEDPELDFSTNVIGTFNVMEAARKHKIPVVNTSSIHVYGNSINDSLKEDKTSYVREPVEIPVTHPTMVGQISPLHASKMSAEHYVRSYTDMYGVKAASFRFTGIYGERQFGGEDHGWVANFAIRSVFGLPLRIFGTGKQTRDILHAEDGAKSYLEFFKNPIPGVYNIGGASPHKISLLECITLIGEILGKKQEILFEVERPGDMRYFICDISEAKKFGFNPKILPKEGVTRLLKWIEANKDVFNIAGK from the coding sequence ATGGCGAATAAAGTATTGGTTACAGGTGGATGCGGATTTTTAGGTTCGCATGTTTGTGAATTATTTCGTAAAGAAGGTTGGGATGTTGTCAGTTTCGATAACATGACAAAATATGAGTTAAAAAGAACTGGTTACGGATCAGATGCGACAAGAGATTATAATTGGAATTATCTCAAATCACTGGGTGTTACAATGGTGAAAGGTGATATCCGCAATTTAGAACATCTGATGGATCGAAGTGCCGATTGTGATTATATCATTCACACCGCTGCCCAACCTGCAATGACTATCTCTTGGGAAGACCCTGAGCTTGATTTTTCAACAAATGTGATTGGTACTTTTAATGTGATGGAAGCAGCACGGAAACATAAAATTCCTGTGGTAAATACTTCTTCTATTCACGTTTATGGAAACTCAATTAACGATAGTTTAAAAGAAGATAAAACTTCTTATGTTCGTGAACCAGTTGAAATCCCTGTTACACATCCTACGATGGTTGGTCAAATTTCCCCTCTTCATGCATCAAAAATGAGTGCGGAACATTATGTTCGATCTTACACCGATATGTATGGAGTAAAAGCTGCAAGTTTTCGATTCACTGGAATTTACGGTGAACGTCAGTTTGGTGGCGAAGATCATGGTTGGGTTGCTAATTTTGCAATTCGTTCTGTATTTGGATTACCACTTAGAATTTTTGGAACCGGTAAACAAACGCGAGACATCCTGCATGCGGAAGACGGTGCAAAGTCGTATCTAGAATTTTTCAAAAATCCAATTCCTGGTGTATACAATATCGGGGGTGCAAGCCCACATAAAATTTCCTTACTAGAATGTATTACCTTAATAGGAGAAATTCTTGGGAAAAAACAGGAAATTCTTTTTGAAGTGGAAAGACCTGGTGATATGCGATATTTCATTTGTGATATTTCGGAAGCAAAAAAGTTTGGATTCAATCCAAAAATTCTGCCGAAGGAAGGGGTCACTCGTCTTTTGAAATGGATAGAAGCAAATAAAGACGTATTCAACATCGCTGGTAAATAA
- a CDS encoding AZOBR_p60025 family cell surface glycopolymer formation protein, which produces MILKKINPIFNYLNTKQWLTVCLFVILWGISTLSYWKKYQWNPSSMVNFGHEFALQNEAETPENAILFKGEAGDLGAGYDGQIFYYFSRPLANLNLDWPRGFDESYRAPRIGYPLLIAIFGVFGKSCAIFGMYFWNISLILISYFFLRKLLNEETKPYSVLYLLSPFALGSYYVLVSDSVMVSLLIIAYYFYVKEKWIQFVLLSSLAILTKEPALFLLFPLGLLALLRMDWKRVIVVGSVLVIPVCWHLYLSFKFPNWRPGRLTDFILPFEGLISYSESIWRQLASGGSIKDLARLLSRLPLVILFFLGVFLPFTGKMQKGWEFRISFLLVMFMVGTAGYYHFWSVYENVSRMFTLSIPILLLLVNEDRQIRKQEYILMTLLILVFFLLKVLMISKQMNFQVGF; this is translated from the coding sequence ATGATATTAAAAAAAATTAATCCTATTTTTAATTACTTAAACACAAAACAGTGGTTAACTGTTTGTTTGTTTGTAATTTTATGGGGTATATCAACACTTTCCTATTGGAAAAAGTACCAATGGAATCCAAGTTCTATGGTTAATTTTGGTCATGAATTTGCCTTACAAAATGAAGCAGAAACTCCAGAGAATGCCATTTTATTCAAAGGGGAAGCTGGTGATTTAGGTGCAGGTTATGATGGTCAGATTTTTTACTATTTTTCAAGGCCACTTGCCAATTTGAATTTGGATTGGCCAAGAGGATTTGATGAATCTTACCGTGCTCCTCGGATCGGTTATCCTTTGTTAATCGCTATTTTTGGTGTTTTTGGTAAAAGTTGTGCTATTTTTGGGATGTATTTTTGGAATATTTCTCTTATTTTAATCTCCTATTTTTTTCTTAGAAAATTATTAAACGAAGAAACAAAACCATATTCGGTTTTGTATTTACTTAGTCCATTTGCACTTGGTAGTTATTACGTGCTTGTGAGTGATTCCGTTATGGTTTCTTTACTCATCATTGCCTATTATTTTTACGTGAAGGAAAAATGGATTCAATTTGTACTTTTATCGAGTTTAGCAATATTAACTAAAGAACCTGCTTTATTTCTTTTGTTCCCACTTGGGTTACTTGCTCTTCTACGAATGGATTGGAAACGAGTCATCGTTGTTGGGTCAGTACTTGTCATTCCCGTTTGTTGGCATCTTTATTTATCTTTTAAGTTCCCAAATTGGCGACCTGGCCGCCTTACAGACTTTATATTGCCTTTTGAGGGATTAATTTCATACTCAGAATCGATATGGAGACAATTAGCATCTGGTGGAAGTATAAAAGATTTAGCTAGATTGTTGTCTCGTCTCCCTCTCGTGATTCTCTTTTTTTTAGGAGTGTTCCTACCGTTTACAGGTAAAATGCAAAAAGGTTGGGAGTTTCGAATTTCTTTTCTTCTTGTGATGTTTATGGTTGGTACGGCAGGGTATTACCATTTTTGGTCGGTATATGAAAATGTTTCGCGAATGTTTACGTTATCGATACCAATTTTACTTCTTTTGGTAAATGAAGATCGACAAATTAGAAAACAGGAATATATTTTGATGACCTTATTAATCCTTGTTTTCTTTTTATTAAAAGTATTAATGATATCGAAACAAATGAATTTCCAAGTTGGGTTTTAA
- a CDS encoding sugar phosphate nucleotidyltransferase, with translation MKKIRIGVIAAAGKGTRAYPRTSFIPKPLFVIEGKTILHRNVELMVKTFGIEKVYVLVGHLKEQIISELEQIRLALPKVVIEPVEWTERGLASDVASLEKTIREPFLTILGDEFYYRTDHENFLKVLKKHPKMAASIGVVKTSLLSRIRKNYSVVLSEDKILNLVEKPENPPNELLGLGSYFFTPEYFEFFKKTPPSPKSGVIEITDVIDKMAKESMGGVFATMLNCEYFNINSMQDYYHAVYEVRNDLFSKFKTSLIIPTNNHERSITDVIVDFKDKFNEIIVIDNESTDDTLALAKKEKVKTYTFPGDGDSTRLGEQVRRGIEYATGDILVVVSPDGSFRSKDFPKLLEYMKDSDMVIGTRTTRQMIEQGSNLKPLYRLVNLLMGKLVEVFWWGQEPRFTDVDCQFFSVWRESYDRVRSQLVVEDRKFIVELMIDIVRSHMRCIEIPVSYFKPVGQIEYRLRDMISDSFQILKLILSKKFFLGESRDGE, from the coding sequence TTGAAAAAGATCAGAATTGGGGTGATAGCCGCAGCTGGAAAAGGCACAAGAGCCTACCCCCGCACTAGTTTTATACCAAAACCCCTTTTTGTCATAGAAGGTAAGACCATCCTCCATCGGAACGTGGAGTTAATGGTCAAAACCTTTGGCATCGAAAAGGTCTATGTCCTTGTAGGGCACCTCAAAGAACAGATTATCAGTGAATTAGAACAAATTCGATTGGCACTTCCCAAAGTTGTGATCGAACCCGTGGAATGGACGGAACGAGGTCTGGCATCCGACGTGGCCAGTCTTGAAAAAACAATCCGCGAGCCATTTTTAACCATTCTCGGTGATGAGTTTTATTACCGAACTGACCATGAAAACTTTTTAAAAGTTTTGAAAAAACATCCAAAAATGGCTGCGTCCATCGGTGTTGTCAAAACTTCTCTTCTCTCTCGTATTCGTAAAAACTATTCCGTTGTTTTGTCAGAAGACAAAATTTTGAATTTGGTAGAAAAACCAGAAAATCCACCTAACGAACTATTGGGATTAGGAAGTTATTTTTTTACACCTGAATACTTTGAGTTTTTCAAAAAAACACCACCTTCGCCAAAATCAGGTGTCATTGAGATAACAGATGTTATCGATAAAATGGCAAAAGAGTCAATGGGTGGTGTATTTGCAACTATGTTGAATTGTGAATACTTTAACATTAATTCAATGCAGGATTATTACCACGCTGTTTATGAAGTGCGTAATGATTTGTTTTCTAAGTTTAAAACAAGCCTTATCATTCCAACGAATAATCATGAACGTTCGATTACTGATGTCATTGTTGATTTTAAAGATAAATTTAATGAAATCATAGTCATTGACAATGAATCAACGGATGATACTCTCGCGCTCGCAAAAAAAGAAAAAGTAAAAACATATACTTTCCCTGGTGATGGAGACTCTACACGATTAGGTGAACAAGTGAGAAGGGGAATTGAATATGCAACGGGAGATATTTTAGTAGTTGTATCACCCGATGGATCTTTTCGTTCTAAAGATTTTCCGAAGCTTCTTGAATATATGAAGGATTCGGATATGGTCATTGGTACAAGAACTACAAGGCAGATGATAGAACAAGGCTCAAATCTAAAACCCTTGTATCGTTTAGTGAATTTACTTATGGGAAAACTTGTCGAAGTGTTTTGGTGGGGGCAAGAGCCTAGATTTACAGACGTCGACTGCCAATTTTTCTCTGTTTGGCGAGAATCCTATGATCGAGTCAGATCACAACTTGTTGTCGAAGATAGAAAGTTTATCGTTGAGCTGATGATCGATATCGTAAGATCACATATGCGATGTATAGAAATTCCTGTGTCTTATTTTAAGCCAGTAGGGCAAATCGAATATCGTCTTCGAGATATGATTTCTGATTCATTCCAAATATTAAAATTGATATTATCAAAAAAGTTTTTCCTAGGAGAAAGTCGCGATGGCGAATAA
- a CDS encoding glycosyltransferase, whose protein sequence is MANKTLVIIPAYNEAATIEEVVRGAIVYADVSVTDDASKDETPVILKKLQKEFGTRLNVIRHEKNTHIPQGIQDGMKYAVEKKYDWVVTMDAGLSHDATYLKDFIQFPNCDLVIGSRTSTVNVPLYRKFISWLAAKVMNYCLSNGVFNLFGNNLRDCTSGYRRYSKLMFEKIASYPLESVAFDFHMEALSIVSKNSGSIKELPIKYVFSNSSFNRKVLKLAIQFAKKLLLRKWKLTPEYP, encoded by the coding sequence ATGGCTAACAAAACATTAGTGATCATTCCTGCTTATAATGAAGCTGCGACCATTGAAGAGGTGGTTCGCGGGGCCATTGTTTATGCTGATGTATCTGTCACTGATGATGCTAGTAAAGATGAAACTCCAGTTATCTTAAAGAAACTCCAAAAAGAATTTGGAACACGACTCAATGTAATTCGACATGAAAAAAATACTCATATACCCCAAGGGATTCAAGATGGTATGAAGTATGCTGTCGAAAAAAAATATGATTGGGTCGTTACAATGGATGCTGGTTTATCACATGATGCTACCTATTTAAAAGACTTTATCCAATTCCCAAATTGTGATTTGGTGATTGGATCTAGGACTTCGACAGTGAATGTTCCATTGTATCGAAAATTCATTTCATGGTTAGCCGCCAAAGTAATGAATTATTGTTTATCCAATGGAGTTTTTAATTTATTCGGAAACAACCTTCGTGATTGTACAAGTGGCTATAGGCGTTATTCAAAGTTGATGTTTGAAAAAATTGCTTCCTATCCATTAGAGTCAGTTGCATTTGATTTTCATATGGAAGCGCTATCCATCGTTTCTAAAAATAGTGGAAGTATAAAAGAGCTCCCAATCAAATATGTTTTTTCGAATAGTAGTTTTAACCGTAAAGTATTAAAACTTGCGATCCAATTTGCAAAAAAACTTTTATTAAGAAAATGGAAACTGACTCCCGAGTACCCTTAA
- a CDS encoding peptidase MA family protein, producing the protein MMHFRKKILLPLFFLITSFSHCNPVNSEIGKNDDLILLLGAYSLLGANCFSGPDLWARDLRTQSSVCVPVELVSSGTYIEVYKEKSLSLNFNLVQFAKDFDTITYPKLIETFGTPSDVDGDGKVKLLVMDIKDGATANSAYVAGYFDPINYFPDNFLLRVRSNFAEVLYLDGKELIAANSKDPNAFASTAAHEFQHLLRFPRMYEANQSDELWINEGTSEVASDIAGYGPQTSRLDCYSGVNDSRCDDGINGVSLLDWNSSSSDVLKQYSFAYVFMRYLYDSSGTNDTQRKQFFRNTVIGASGTRANSSGNLMNVFKTSENYDSTVLTNTNSDMFFRMFAVLTAQSFGIGNVSSVQQVTSDGQGASTVDLSGVLTKYPLSSSLNRLVTNPVTPTTAKTTIKQGAANFYTSATPTFSAPNTRKNYGRLTGISQGIVFWADSPQGFNTSLKYIPGKDDSPIQTPNKPRSLKSVIENSTNSGMIPICGIEFTNDLAHTYESNPIK; encoded by the coding sequence ATGATGCATTTTCGAAAAAAAATCTTACTCCCTTTGTTCTTTTTAATCACTTCATTCTCACATTGCAATCCGGTTAATTCTGAAATTGGGAAAAATGATGACCTCATTTTGTTACTCGGAGCGTATTCCTTACTGGGAGCCAATTGTTTTTCTGGCCCTGATTTATGGGCAAGAGATTTGCGAACACAAAGTAGTGTCTGTGTTCCCGTAGAACTTGTCAGTTCTGGCACCTACATTGAAGTGTACAAAGAAAAATCCTTATCTTTAAACTTTAACTTAGTTCAATTTGCTAAAGATTTTGATACCATCACCTACCCAAAATTAATTGAAACATTTGGAACACCGAGTGATGTTGATGGAGATGGGAAAGTGAAATTACTAGTGATGGATATCAAAGATGGAGCAACGGCTAACAGTGCTTATGTTGCAGGATATTTCGATCCTATCAATTATTTCCCAGATAATTTTCTTCTTCGAGTGAGATCAAATTTTGCAGAAGTTTTGTACTTAGATGGGAAAGAACTGATTGCAGCGAATTCCAAAGACCCAAATGCATTTGCATCAACAGCAGCACACGAATTCCAACACTTACTTAGATTTCCAAGAATGTATGAAGCAAATCAATCAGACGAATTGTGGATCAATGAAGGTACAAGCGAAGTTGCAAGTGATATCGCAGGTTATGGACCTCAAACAAGTCGATTGGATTGTTATTCAGGTGTAAACGATTCTAGATGTGATGATGGAATCAATGGGGTTTCCTTATTAGATTGGAATAGCAGTAGTTCAGATGTTCTAAAACAATATTCCTTTGCTTATGTATTTATGAGATACCTGTATGATAGTTCAGGAACAAATGATACACAACGGAAACAATTTTTTCGAAATACGGTGATTGGGGCAAGTGGCACAAGGGCCAATTCCTCTGGCAATCTTATGAATGTTTTCAAAACCAGTGAAAATTATGATTCAACCGTTTTAACCAATACAAATTCAGATATGTTTTTTCGAATGTTTGCTGTCCTCACAGCACAGAGTTTTGGGATTGGGAATGTATCCTCTGTCCAACAAGTCACAAGTGATGGACAAGGAGCATCGACAGTTGATTTGTCTGGAGTTTTGACAAAATACCCTCTTTCTTCCAGTTTGAATCGACTTGTTACAAACCCTGTGACGCCAACAACTGCCAAAACGACAATCAAACAAGGGGCTGCAAACTTTTATACTTCCGCAACCCCTACTTTTTCAGCACCTAATACTCGGAAAAACTATGGTCGACTAACAGGGATTTCACAAGGAATTGTTTTTTGGGCAGACTCACCTCAAGGATTCAATACAAGCCTAAAATACATCCCGGGAAAGG